One window of Hymenobacter sp. BRD128 genomic DNA carries:
- a CDS encoding BLUF domain-containing protein yields the protein MQQVIYLSQATVPFSEPQLQQLLGQARAFNARHGLTGILLYGQDQFFQVLEGDQLTVHALYARIQQDPRHRDVTTLVDKAIAQRSFADWSMAYHTLPPAQFIEFAGYVSPTALAVAQEGLSPADTQLLQLLRTFLAPAPDAG from the coding sequence ATGCAACAGGTTATCTACTTAAGCCAGGCTACTGTGCCATTTAGCGAGCCGCAGCTCCAGCAGCTGTTGGGGCAGGCCCGCGCCTTCAATGCGCGCCACGGCCTAACGGGCATTTTGCTGTATGGCCAGGACCAGTTTTTTCAGGTTTTAGAAGGCGACCAGCTCACGGTGCACGCGCTCTACGCCCGTATTCAGCAAGACCCGCGCCACCGCGACGTAACCACGCTGGTTGATAAAGCAATTGCGCAGCGCAGCTTTGCTGACTGGAGCATGGCCTATCATACCCTGCCGCCGGCGCAGTTTATCGAGTTTGCCGGGTACGTGTCGCCCACCGCGCTCGCGGTAGCCCAGGAGGGCCTCAGCCCGGCCGATACCCAGTTGCTGCAGCTGCTACGCACGTTTTTAGCGCCCGCCCCGGACGCTGGCTAG
- a CDS encoding GH3 auxin-responsive promoter family protein: MLDQLVARAVQLASLPRLARVQREPLAAQAAVLRYLLGRAQGTDWGRRYGYAPGLSAGAFAGRVPVSTYEQLYPELEKVLHGQPNVLWPGPAPRWQARSSGTTNARSKYIPLTPEALHDNHYRAGRDMLALLAHLYPSQRLLAGKTLSLGGSLGPSPFGGQAVAGDVSALIMQSLPGWAQALRTPPLPLALLDEWEEKIERIARHVLRQDVRVLAGVPTWMLVLLRRVLALAGADDLRAVWPRLGLFLHGAVAFGPYRSLFEELMPGGQLHYLEIYNASEGYFALQDEPGAPDLLLLLEHGIYYEFLPAEQFDSPDQRPVPLEAVTIGPSYALVISSSAGLWRYLVGDTVRFTSLRPYRVRITGRTKHFLNAFGEEVVVENAEAAITAAARATGCAVRDFTAAPVYFAAATGTSRGGHEWAVELSGPPPADAGRFSHLLDSELRKLNSDYDAKRHRDLALAPPRVHFVPAGTFEAWLRHRGRLGGQRKVPRLTNSRQVLEEVLALGAG, translated from the coding sequence ATGCTCGACCAGCTTGTTGCCCGCGCCGTTCAGCTGGCTAGCCTGCCCCGGCTGGCGCGGGTGCAGCGTGAGCCGCTGGCGGCGCAGGCGGCCGTGCTGCGCTACCTGCTGGGCCGGGCGCAGGGCACCGACTGGGGCCGGCGCTACGGCTACGCGCCCGGCCTGAGCGCCGGCGCGTTTGCCGGGCGCGTGCCGGTGAGCACTTACGAGCAGCTCTACCCCGAGCTGGAAAAGGTGCTGCACGGCCAGCCCAATGTGCTGTGGCCCGGCCCGGCCCCGCGCTGGCAGGCCCGCAGCAGCGGCACCACCAACGCCCGCAGCAAGTACATTCCCCTCACCCCGGAGGCGCTGCACGACAATCATTACCGCGCCGGGCGCGACATGCTGGCCCTGCTGGCGCACCTCTACCCTAGCCAGCGCCTGCTGGCCGGCAAAACCCTGAGCCTGGGCGGCAGCCTGGGGCCCAGCCCCTTCGGCGGCCAAGCGGTGGCCGGCGATGTGTCGGCGCTCATTATGCAGAGCCTGCCGGGCTGGGCGCAGGCGCTGCGCACGCCGCCCCTGCCGCTAGCCCTGCTCGACGAGTGGGAGGAAAAAATCGAGCGCATCGCCCGGCACGTGCTGCGCCAGGATGTGCGCGTGCTGGCCGGCGTGCCCACCTGGATGCTGGTGCTGCTGCGCCGCGTGCTGGCCCTGGCCGGCGCCGACGACCTGCGCGCCGTGTGGCCCCGGCTAGGGCTGTTTTTGCACGGCGCGGTGGCGTTTGGCCCCTACCGCTCGCTGTTTGAGGAGCTGATGCCGGGCGGGCAGCTGCACTACCTGGAAATCTACAATGCCTCGGAAGGCTACTTCGCCTTGCAGGATGAGCCGGGCGCGCCCGACCTGCTGCTGCTGCTGGAGCACGGCATCTACTACGAGTTTTTGCCCGCCGAGCAGTTCGACAGCCCCGACCAGCGGCCGGTACCGCTCGAAGCCGTGACCATTGGGCCGAGCTACGCGCTCGTCATCAGCAGCAGCGCGGGGCTGTGGCGCTACCTAGTGGGCGATACGGTGCGGTTTACCTCGCTGCGGCCCTACCGGGTGCGCATTACGGGCCGCACCAAGCACTTTCTCAATGCCTTTGGCGAAGAAGTAGTGGTGGAGAATGCCGAGGCGGCCATCACGGCGGCGGCCCGGGCCACGGGCTGCGCCGTGCGCGATTTCACGGCCGCGCCCGTCTACTTTGCGGCGGCTACCGGCACCTCGCGCGGCGGCCACGAGTGGGCCGTGGAGCTGAGTGGCCCGCCGCCCGCCGATGCCGGCCGCTTCAGCCACCTGCTTGACAGCGAATTGCGCAAGCTAAACTCCGACTACGACGCCAAGCGCCACCGCGACCTGGCGCTGGCCCCGCCGCGCGTGCACTTTGTGCCGGCCGGCACCTTCGAAGCCTGGCTGCGCCACCGGGGCCGCCTGGGCGGCCAGCGCAAGGTGCCGCGCCTAACCAACTCGCGCCAGGTACTGGAAGAAGTGCTGGCGCTGGGGGCCGGCTAG
- the lptB gene encoding LPS export ABC transporter ATP-binding protein encodes MILRAEHLVKQYKARTVVNDMSLSVEQGEIVGLLGPNGAGKTTCFYMMVGMVKPNGGRIFLDDEEVTRLPIYQRARRGMGYLAQEASVFRDLSVEENILSVLEMTDLPKQAQRDKVEELLDEFSLGHVRKNLGKVLSGGERRRTEIARALAVDPKFVLLDEPFAGVDPIATEEIQGIVAKLKHRNIGILITDHDVNSTLSIVDRAYLLFEGKLLKAGTAEELAADETVRRVYLGRNFEFKRKTFE; translated from the coding sequence ATGATACTCCGCGCCGAGCACCTCGTCAAGCAATACAAAGCCCGCACCGTCGTCAACGACATGTCGCTCAGCGTGGAGCAGGGCGAAATAGTAGGGCTGCTGGGTCCCAACGGCGCCGGCAAAACCACCTGCTTCTACATGATGGTGGGCATGGTGAAGCCTAATGGCGGCCGCATTTTCCTGGATGACGAAGAAGTAACGCGCCTGCCCATCTACCAGCGGGCGCGGCGCGGCATGGGCTACCTGGCCCAGGAAGCCAGCGTGTTCCGCGACCTGAGCGTGGAGGAAAACATTCTCTCGGTGCTCGAAATGACAGACTTGCCCAAGCAGGCCCAGCGCGACAAGGTGGAGGAGCTGCTCGACGAGTTTAGCCTGGGCCACGTGCGCAAAAACCTGGGCAAGGTGCTGAGCGGCGGCGAGCGCCGCCGCACCGAGATAGCCCGCGCCCTGGCCGTCGACCCCAAGTTTGTGCTGCTCGACGAGCCGTTTGCGGGCGTAGACCCCATCGCCACCGAAGAAATCCAGGGCATCGTGGCCAAGCTCAAGCACCGCAACATCGGCATTCTCATCACTGACCACGATGTGAACTCGACCCTGAGCATCGTGGACCGCGCCTACCTGCTCTTCGAGGGCAAGCTGCTGAAAGCCGGCACCGCCGAGGAGCTAGCCGCCGACGAAACCGTGCGCCGCGTGTACCTGGGCCGCAACTTCGAGTTCAAGCGCAAGACTTTTGAATAA
- a CDS encoding YqaE/Pmp3 family membrane protein, whose protein sequence is MLFAILLPGISMIFRGHVLKGILCGILHLTLLGWIPAAIWAVASYQQDQAEKRHRETLEVLARQGRSL, encoded by the coding sequence ATGCTGTTCGCCATTCTGCTGCCCGGTATTTCGATGATTTTTCGGGGCCACGTGCTCAAGGGCATTCTGTGTGGCATCCTGCACCTCACGCTGCTTGGCTGGATTCCGGCCGCCATCTGGGCGGTGGCTTCCTATCAGCAAGACCAGGCCGAAAAGCGCCACCGCGAAACCCTGGAGGTGCTGGCCCGGCAAGGGCGGTCTTTGTAA